The Daucus carota subsp. sativus chromosome 2, DH1 v3.0, whole genome shotgun sequence genome includes a window with the following:
- the LOC108207234 gene encoding uncharacterized protein LOC108207234, which produces MKQSLKKGDVFQVVQVENFEEWTGDVFQSNNQNRCAEMVTVCWAIWRHRNDVVWNRKFSNVNRVAASAKQYLLRWKFAQVNCSSAPSRFEVQGDGAITWVRPQDNSIKVTVDAALFENRDEYGLGLVARDADGKVVAARTHCFADKVSAEDAEALAIKEALSWIKEHDWQEVLMESDCLAAVQAIKSTVEMRSSFGLAVEECRRELRLSNILSLLFIKRSANTVAHCFARASFKYPDRRFGRTDIHTEFLDCILLESSNE; this is translated from the coding sequence ATGAAGCAATCATTAAAAAAAGGAGATGTGTTTCAGGTGGTACAGGTCGAGAACTTTGAAGAGTGGACAGGGGATGTGTTTCAAAGTAATAATCAGAACAGGTGTGCAGAGATGGTGACAGTTTGTTGGGCGATATGGAGGCACAGAAACGATGTGGTATGGAATAGAAAATTCTCAAATGTAAACAGAGTCGCAGCATCAGCAAAGCAGTACCTTTTACGGTGGAAATTTGCCCAGGTTAATTGTTCTAGTGCACCATCCAGGTTTGAAGTTCAAGGGGACGGTGCTATTACTTGGGTCAGGCCTCAAGATAACTCAATAAAGGTAACAGTTGACGCTGCTCTATTTGAAAATCGAGATGAATATGGTCTGGGTTTGGTAGCTAGAGATGCAGATGGCAAGGTGGTCGCTGCAAGAACTCATTGTTTCGCAGACAAGGTGTCAGCAGAGGATGCAGAAGCTTTAGCCATCAAAGAGGCGTTGTCCTGGATCAAAGAACATGACTGGCAGGAGGTGTTAATGGAATCAGATTGCTTGGCGGCTGTGCAAGCAATTAAAAGTACAGTGGAGATGAGATCAAGCTTTGGTTTAGCGGTGGAAGAGTGTCGGCGGGAGCTCCGACTTTCAAACATATTATCTTTGTTATTCATTAAACGATCTGCTAATACAGTTGCTCATTGCTTTGCTAGAGCTTCGTTTAAATACCCTGATCGTAGATTTGGTAGGACTGATATCCATACAGAATTTCTTGATTGTATTTTGTTGGAGTCTAGTAATGAATAA
- the LOC108207231 gene encoding uncharacterized protein LOC108207231, translated as MVRVPIHKILLTDLFDEWELRSCILLSLNLQIFLIVAGTFRRLASHKWIVVLLWLAYLLAEIIAVFALGLIVSRQSSFSKNCKDGEPDYCYKDHIHLYWAPFLLVHIGGPDTITAFAPEDNELWLRHWFYLASQCVVVAYALYESLLSNHRLIIPALLMFFVGIVKCFERTAALYYGSANSFLNSMLTKSDKDDRITRRESRLLIRKNGNDLTHLQVLQYAFVCFKAFKGLVVDLDLSINERNQSREFFLATSCKDAFWLVEVELNYLYDVLYTKLFLLHHKISYFCRTLSFVAVVASSLLFHYVARDYYTTLDVVITYILLVGAVGLDVVAVFMLLFCDWTVIKLKPLSDDNPKNKSWKDKFVNWILLVNRSKSVFIEWLLRFVGDKYDNPEPKFTDSRWADSLSKFNLILYCLKRPSKKRENFYSSFGLVRFLNWIWYVKPQPLTKHMAEFIFDELKTKSEMAESLDKAKQICSSKGEWVLRENKTFLQFVDNYNYDDILLLWHIATELCYNDSQVQETNNAQRETAKQLSDYMLYLMVMKPDRMSAVCGIGQIKFRNICSEVCRLFDTGESLQLKRRSFCFSKRESQGEEALLTKACERILSFNRESEPVTVKRDRNILFTATVLAKELKMLPSEKKWLIIGQLWVELLSYAAANIRSNAHAVQLSRGGELITIVWILMAHFGLGDEYEINSGTQESGTQESQLTVERVRSLSI; from the coding sequence ATGGTGCGTGTGCCGATCCACAAGATCCTACTGACAGACTTGTTTGATGAATGGGAACTTCGTTCTTGCATCTTACTTAGTCTTAATCTTCAGATTTTCCTGATTGTTGCGGGAACATTTAGAAGGTTAGCATCTCACAAATGGATAGTGGTCCTTCTCTGGTTAGCCTATTTGCTTGCAGAAATAATTGCGGTTTTTGCACTCGGACTCATTGTCAGCAGGCAAAGTTCGTTTTCCAAGAATTGCAAAGATGGTGAGCCTGATTACTGTTACAAAGATCACATTCATCTCTACTGGGCTCCTTTTTTGCTTGTACACATTGGCGGCCCAGACACCATCACTGCTTTTGCACCCGAGGACAATGAACTGTGGCTTAGACATTGGTTTTATTTGGCATCACAGTGCGTTGTCGTGGCTTATGCTTTGTATGAGTCTTTACTATCTAATCACCGACTAATTATTCCAGCATTACTCATGTTTTTTGTTGGAATTGTTAAGTGCTTTGAGCGTACGGCTGCCCTGTATTATGGTAGTGCAAATAGCTTCCTCAATTCGATGCTGACAAAATCCGATAAGGATGACAGGATTACGAGGAGAGAGTCCAGACTTCTGATTCGGAAGAATGGGAATGATTTAACTCATTTACAAGTGTTGCAGTATGCCTTTGTGTGCTTTAAAGCGTTCAAAGGACTTGTTGTTGATCTGGATCTCAGCATCAATGAACGCAATCAGAGCCGGGAGTTTTTCCTTGCAACATCTTGCAAAGACGCTTTCTGGCTAGTTGAGGTAGAGTTGAATTATCTCTATGATGTTCTTTATACCAAGCTCTTTCTATTGCACCACAAAATCAGCTACTTCTGCCGAACTCTATCCTTTGTGGCGGTTGTTGCTTCCTCGTTGCTCTTCCATTATGTTGCAAGGGACTACTATACAACGCTTGATGTAGTGATTACCTACATTTTGCTTGTAGGAGCAGTTGGGCTGGATGTAGTTGCAGTTTTTATGCTACTATTCTGTGACTGGACCGTAATTAAGCTCAAACCGCTGTCTGATGACAACCCGAAAAATAAATCATGGAAAGATAAGTTTGTCAACTGGATACTGTTAGTTAATCGCAGTAAGAGTGTGTTTATAGAATGGTTGCTTCGTTTTGTTGGAGATAAATATGATAATCCGGAGCCAAAATTTACTGATAGCAGGTGGGCTGATTCTTTGTCAAAATTCAATTTGATATTGTATTGTTTAAAAAGGCCATCAAAGAAGAGGGAAAATTTTTATAGTTCTTTTGGCCTTGTGCGTTTTTTAAATTGGATTTGGTATGTAAAACCACAACCACTAACCAAACACATGGCTGAGTTCATTTTTGACGAGCTGAAAACAAAATCAGAGATGGCGGAAAGTTTAGATAAGGCTAAACAAATCTGTTCGTCCAAAGGAGAGTGGGTACTTCGTGAAAACAAAACCTTTCTTCAGTTTGTTGACAATTATAACTATGATGACATTCTTCTTCTCTGGCACATTGCTACTGAACTCTGTTATAATGACAGTCAGGTCCAAGAAACTAATAACGCCCAACGTGAGACTGCAAAGCAGCTATCAGACTACATGCTCTATCTCATGGTAATGAAGCCTGACAGGATGTCTGCAGTTTGTGGCATTGGGCAAATAAAGTTCCGAAATATTTGCAGTGAGGTTTGCAGATTATTTGACACTGGCGAATCACTCCAACTTAAAAGGAGATCTTTTTGTTTCTCTAAGAGAGAAAGCCAAGGGGAGGAAGCCTTACTTACAAAGGCTTGTGAAAGAATTCTCAGTTTCAACAGAGAGAGTGAGCCGGTGACTGTAAAGAGGGATAGAAATATATTGTTTACTGCAACTGTATTGGCCAAAGAGCTAAAAATGTTACCGTCAGAGAAGAAATGGTTGATAATAGGCCAATTGTGGGTGGAACTGCTATCATATGCAGCAGCTAATATCAGGTCCAATGCGCACGCTGTTCAGCTGAGTAGAGGCGGGGAGCTAATAACTATTGTTTGGATACTGATGGCTCATTTTGGATTGGGAGATGAGTATGAGATCAACTCTGGAACACAAGAATCAGGAACACAAGAATCACAACTGACTGTTGAAAGAGTTCGTTCGTTATCTATCTAA
- the LOC108207233 gene encoding uncharacterized protein LOC108207233, which produces MLKKELKEDTFGPYVENHDFDDILLMWHIATELCFNDSEDPEADKDQRDTAKQLSGYMLYLLVMKPDMMSAVSSIGETKFLDACNAICKVFDKELGGTKKQKFCQFFRGESKGEKEAVQREAKTILSVNREVHPVQMDNEICFHAFMLAKELKLLPSKEKWLLISKLWVELLSYAATHIRSSAHAEQLSKGGELITVVWFLMAHFGLGELYEINQGKTRS; this is translated from the coding sequence ATGCTTAAAAAGGAACTAAAAGAAGATACTTTTGGTCCTTATGTTGAAAATCACGATTTTGATGATATCCTCCTTATGTGGCATATCGCCACTGAACTATGCTTCAACGACAGTGAGGATCCAGAAGCTGATAAGGACCAACGTGACACTGCAAAACAGCTATCAGGTTACATGTTGTATCTTCTGGTCATGAAGCCTGATATGATGTCCGCAGTCTCTAGCATAGGGGAAACAAAGTTCCTAGATGCTTGCAATGCGATCTGCAAAGTATTTGACAAGGAATTAGGTGGAACAAAGAAGCAAAAGTTTTGTCAGTTCTTTCGCGGAGAGAGCAAAGGAGAGAAGGAAGCTGTACAGAGAGAGGCCAAAACAATTCTTAGCGTCAACAGAGAAGTTCACCCTGTACAAATGGATAATGAAATTTGTTTCCATGCTTTTATGTTGGCCAAAGAGCTTAAACTGTTACCCTCCAAGGAAAAATGGCTGCTAATAAGCAAATTGTGGGTCGAACTGCTTTCATATGCGGCTACTCATATCAGATCAAGTGCACATGCTGAACAGCTAAGTAAAGGCGGAGAGCTCATAACTGTTGTTTGGTTTCTGATGGCTCATTTTGGCTTGGGAGAACTGTATGAGATCAACCAAGGAAAAACCAGATCATAA
- the LOC108207232 gene encoding uncharacterized protein LOC108207232: MVLGWELRACILLSLFLQIFLAVAGTFRRLASQRRIVKIIWLAYLLAEFVPVFGLGLIVSKQSLLYYSDADSAPIGSSNSVDDHFEVHCFRSNKVVACGDENILMYCAAFLLVHLGGPDSITAFAMEDNELWLRNLFYLASKCIAVAYAIYQSVLTIHKVQVPVLLLFLYGIIKCTERTCALYYGSAKSFRNSMLSKSNSGFNIIPIIDKSLIEMNVKDFEHVEVLQNAFLLFTVFKGLVVDLSVSILERNQSRDLFLAKSSADAFRLVEVELNYLYDVLFTKIPLLHSKLGLCCRSLSFIAVVSSLVLFNSSSEGYHHTKEMFPYILFSGAIFLEVIAFYMLLFSDWTVVKLEPLSEAFPHRNLWKDKFLKCILFVNRTRNDFYHFFLRHVGVNHHIGSEFSDGRWANSFSTFNLTCYCLHRCSKGREKIYTSLRLLRLLNGFVYVQSQPLSQFIASFIFDELKMKSEIAETVVVAKQNMFV, translated from the coding sequence ATGGTTTTGGGGTGGGAACTTCGGGCTTGCATCTTACTTAGCCTTTTCCTTCAAATCTTCTTAGCTGTTGCTGGAACCTTTAGGAGGTTAGCATCCCAAAGAAGGATTGTCAAGATTATCTGGTTAGCATATCTGCTTGCCGAATTTGTTCCTGTTTTCGGGCTGGGACTCATTGTCAGCAAGCAAAGTTTGTTATATTATTCAGACGCCGATTCAGCCCCTATAGGTTCTTCAAATTCCGTGGATGACCACTTTGAAGTTCATTGCTTTCGGAGCAACAAGGTTGTTGCTTGCGGAGACGAAAATATTCTCATGTACTGTGCGGCCTTTTTACTCGTACATCTTGGTGGTCCAGACTCCATCACTGCTTTCGCGATGGAGGACAATGAACTGTGGCTCAGAAATTTGTTTTATCTGGCTTCAAAATGCATTGCGGTAGCTTACGCGATCTATCAGTCTGTACTGACTATTCACAAAGTACAGGTCCCTGTTCTGCTCTTGTTTTTGTACGGGATTATCAAGTGCACTGAGCGTACGTGTGCTCTGTATTATGGAAGTGCTAAAAGCTTTCGCAATTCCATGCTTTCAAAGAGTAACTCGGGGTTCAATATTATTCCAATAATCGACAAAAGTCTGATTGAAATGAATGTGAAGGATTTTGAGCATGTAGAAGTCCTGCAAAATGCCTTTTTACTATTCACGGTGTTCAAAGGACTTGTAGTAGATCTCAGTGTCAGCATCCTTGAACGCAACCAGAGCCGTGACTTGTTCCTTGCAAAATCTAGCGCAGACGCTTTTAGGCTTGTTGAAGTAGAGTTGAATTACCTCTATGATGTTCTTTTCACCAAAATCCCATTGTTGCATAGCAAACTTGGACTCTGCTGTCGAAGCCTGTCCTTTATTGCAGTTGTTTCTTCCTTGGTGCTCTTCAATTCAAGCTCTGAAGGCTATCACCACACTAAGGAAATGTTTCCCTACATTTTGTTTTCAGGAGCAATTTTCCTAGAGGTAATTGCATTTTATATGCTCCTTTTCAGCGACTGGACAGTCGTTAAGCTCGAGCCTCTTTCTGAAGCATTCCCCCACCGCAATTTATGGAAAGATAAGTTCCTTAAGTGCATACTGTTTGTTAACCGTACTAGAAATGATTTCTATCATTTCTTCCTTCGTCATGTAGGAGTAAATCATCATATCGGGTCCGAATTTTCTGATGGCAGGTGGGCTAATTCTTTTTCAACTTTCAACTTGACATGTTATTGTTTACATAGATGTTCAAAAGGAAGGGAAAAAATTTATACTTCCTTGCGCCTTCTCCGGTTGTTGAATGGGTTTGTGTATGTACAATCACAACCACTCTCCCAATTCATAGCCAGTTTCATTTTCGATGAGCTAAAAATGAAATCAGAGATAGCGGAGACTGTAGTCGTTGCAAAACAAAATATGTTCGTCTAA
- the LOC108208136 gene encoding uncharacterized protein LOC108208136, with the protein MVFYDGWKLSACILLSLFLQIFLVVAGSFRRLASRRWIVKIIWFAYLLAEFVAVFGLGLIVSRQSLLYNDYKDDIVQVRCMVHGVSDSCKDDHILMYWATFLLVHLGGPDTITAFATEDNELWLRNLFYLSSKCIAVAYAIYQSVETNYRVEVPILLLFLYGIIKCTERTCALYYGSAKSFRNSMLSKSNLGVNDFSKKEDTLLIKMNGEALFNIEVLQCASVFFMTFKGLVVDLSVGIHDLNQSRDFFLQRSSQDAFRLVEVELNYLYDVLFTKIPVLHSKLGLCGRTLSFMAVVSSLVVFYCDFGVKVVNYKIDLVLTYILYFGAIVLEVIAFYMLLFCDWTVVKLRLLSDANPNHKSWKDKFLDCILSVNNTRSAFYNSFLRLIGDRNHQRPNLLIEDFCM; encoded by the exons ATGGTGTTTTATGATGGATGGAAACTTTCGGCTTGCATCTTACTTAGTCTTTTTCTCCAAATCTTCTTAGTTGTGGCCGGATCGTTTAGAAGGTTAGCCTCCCGAAGATGGATTGTCAAGATTATCTGGTTCGCGTATCTTCTTGCAGAATTTGTTGCTGTTTTTGGACTCGGACTCATTGTGAGCAGGCAAAGTTTATTATACAATGATTACAAGGATGACATCGTCCAAGTTCGTTGCATGGTGCACGGGGTTTCTGATAGTTGCAAAGATGATCATATTCTGATGTACTGGGCTACTTTTTTACTCGTGCACCTTGGCGGTCCAGACACCATCACTGCTTTTGCAACCGAGGACAATGAACTGTGGCTCAGAAATTTGTTTTATCTGTCTTCAAAGTGCATTGCAGTAGCTTATGCTATCTATCAGTCTGTAGAGACTAATTACAGAGTAGAGGTCCCGATTCTACTCTTGTTTTTGTACGGGATCATCAAGTGCACTGAGCGTACGTGTGCTCTGTATTATGGAAGTGCTAAAAGCTTTCGCAATTCCATGCTTTCAAAAAGTAATTTGGGGGTcaatgatttttcaaaaaaagagGACACACtgctgataaaaatgaatggtGAGGCTTTATTTAATATAGAAGTGCTGCAATGTGCTTCTGTATTCTTCATGACATTCAAAGGACTCGTAGTGGACCTCAGTGTTGGCATCCATGATCTCAACCAGAGCCGTGACTTCTTCCTTCAAAGGTCTAGCCAAGACGCTTTTAGGCTAGTTGAAGTAGAGTTGAATTACCTCTATGATGTTCTTTTCACCAAAATCCCTGTGTTGCATAGCAAACTTGGCCTATGTGGTCGCACTCTATCCTTTATGGCAGTTGTTTCTTCCTTGGTGGTCTTCTATTGTGATTTTGGGGTAAAAGTTGTCAATTATAAGATCGATTTAGTCCTTACATACATTTTGTATTTCGGAGCAATTGTGTTAGAGGTGATTGCATTTTACATGCTACTTTTCTGCGACTGGACAGTTGTTAAGCTCCGGCTTTTGTCTGATGCAAACCCCAATCACAAATCATGGAAAGACAAGTTCCTTGACTGCATACTGTCTGTTAACAATACTAGAAGTGCGTTCTATAATTCCTTTCTTCGGCTTATTGGAGACAGAAATCATCAGAGGCCAAATTTACTGATAGAAG ATTTTTGTATGTAA